Genomic DNA from Gimesia aquarii:
GCTTCACCTGCGCAGGAGTTAATTTTTTATTTGACTCCAGAGGCGGCATTTTCAGATCGACGTCTGAACTGGTAATGCGAGCATAGAGTTCACTTTGATCGGAATGCCCCGGAGTGATGGCACTATCCTTTGCAGCCTGTTCCATATCTAGACGAAGATCACCTTCTCGATGTTCGGTATCAGGCCCATGACAATGAAAGCAGTTGTCAGAAAGAATCGGTCGAATATCACGACTGAAATCTATTTTTGTAGTAGATCCTGATTTTTTCGTTTGCCCGGTTTCAGCCAGACAGACATTGATTGTCAATATGAGACAACAAACCAGAGAAACCAAACTCAGGCGGGAAGGCGTGCGCATAGGGAATTATGTCCTTCAAAATTGAACACAATCAACGATCTTGGTGCGTCTCAAGAAAATCCGAAACTACGACATCGCAGTACGTGGAGAACAGGTGGGTCCCAATTAAATGATCGTTATAATAGATGTTAGGGATGTCCGAAGCCGATTGTCAAGGCTTTTCCCATTGAAAGACGACCGTTGATTCCAACCACAGATTAACAAACAATGTTCATAAATCCGTAAAACATGAGATTGATCTTATTTGATTTGAAATCTGTTAAACGAAAGAGAAATCTAGGCCATGATCTCTGGGATTAGTTCGCCACCAAATTGAGAAAGCTGTTTATAACGACCACCGTGGAAATAAGTCAGTTTATTGTCATCCAGTCCGAGCAGGTGCAGCATGGTGACATGCACATCGCGTATGGGATGAACCACTTCGACAGCTTCGGAAGCAATTTCATCAGTCGCTCCGATAACTGCACCACGTTTCACACCTCCGCCTGCAAACCACATATTCATCGCATCGATGTTGTGACCACGACCGAGCGCAGTGACACCTCCTCGGTAATTGTTATCAGGAGTGCGACCGAATTCCCCCGTCCAGACAACAAGCGTTTCATCGAGCAGACCGCGTGCCTTGAGGTCTTTAATTAAGGCGGCAATGGGTTGATCAACACTGGCAATGCGTGAGGAATGGCCTCGTTCGAGATAGTCATGGCTGTCCCACCCCCCAGAGAAAATCTGTACGAACCGAACCCCCTGCTCTACGAGACGCCGTGCCAACATGCATTGACGACCAAAGGCGGCTGTTTCTTTGCGATCCAGCCCATAAGCGGACTGTAGATGCTGAGGTTCACTGTTGAGATCAATGATACCCGGAACTGACATCTGCATGCGGTACGCAAGCTCGTAGCTTTCCATACGCGCCTGTAACTCCGCGTGCTCGGGATGTGCATCCGCATGAAGAGAGTTGAGCATCGCCAGTTGATCCAACGCTTTTCGCTGATGCGCGCGAGATTTGTACTTGGGGGGATTCAGATCAAGGATCGGTGAACCGGTAGACCGTAATCTTGTCCCCTGATAGTGCGAAGGGAGAAAGCCATTGGTCCAGTTTGCAGGACCTGCCTGTGGGAGTGCCAATTCTGTCATGACAACATAACCGGGAAGATTCTGGTTCTCGGACCCAAGTCCGTAAGTCACCCAGGCCCCCACACCTGGATCGCCACCGAGCCGACTGCCAGTATTCATGTGAAGCAAAGCTTCGGGATGATTGAGCGATTCAGCCTGACAACCACGGTAGACGCATAATTCGTCTGCAACGACTGGATCTGCCAGGAACTTCCACTGGTCGGACATGTCGATTCCTGCATTCCCCACCTTGCGTGATTTGAAAGGACTGCCGACATAAAATCGCTTGCCTGTTGCTAATCCTTTTGTTCGCTTAGACTCAGTCAAATGCAGTTGATTCAATTTTGGCTTGGGGTCGAACGTGTCTGCCTGTGATGGTCCTCCTTCCATAAAGAGCATGATCACCGCTTTCGCCTTTGGCTGATGCAGAGATGGTTTGGGAGCTAAAGGATTCGTCACCTTTTTCTCAGCAGCCTGCAGGTCAGTGAGCGCCAACGCCCCCAATGATGCACCCATCCCATATAAAAACTCACGGCGGGGTATTGCAGTTGTCATTGTCTCGTCCTGATTATTCTTGAGAGAATTGATATCAAATAAAGATCTTAGTAAACAAACAGAAATTCGTTGGAGTTCAATAGCAGTAGACAGACATCGGCGAGTGCGCGCGTCTCGGCGTCTACGGTCCACGGCTTCGCATCCGGAACGTAGTCTTCATACACGTTCAACTTTTCGATGAATTCGAATGTATCGCCGGTCAGTTCCTCAACCAGTGACCTCACGACCTGCGTCGGATATTCGATCTTTTCCGGCTGATGTTCTCGATGATAAATCTGCATCTCTTTCAAATACTTTTCCAGGCTCTCCTGCTCTTGTGGAGTGGGACGTCGGCTATATGCCAGTTGGATGGCTCGGTTTATCCACTCCGCGGGTTGAGAGGGTCGTTCCTGCTGAATTCGTAAAGCAAAGGCAATGGACCGATCTGTCATCGTGTCACTATTGAGTAGAGTAAAGGCCTGTGGAGATACCGATGCAGAGTTTCTCATTTCACAAGACTCATTGGGATTCGGAAGATTCATAATTTCGAGGAAGGGATCAGCCTGACCACGAACTCGGTATGCATAAATCGTACGACGATTTCGTTCAGCCGGAGTTCGTGAAGGTTGATGGGCGGGTGCAATCGAAAACTGAATCATACGCGGCTGTAGCGCCACTTCCCTATTGATCTCAGGCATTATGGGAACCCCACCCATTTCTGGATTCAATTCGCCACTAATGAGCAGCGCACTGTCTCTCAATTCCTCAGCCGTGAGTCGGCGTGGCGGGAATGATGCCAGGAGCGCATTGTCAGGGTCAATAGTCGCCTGCTTCTTTACATTAAGTGGTTTGCTGGAGCGTTGATAAACCTCAGAAGACATGATTAATCGATGCAGGCGTTTCAATTTCCAGCCATGTTTGATGAAGTCGGTTGTCAGCCAGTCAAGCAACTCAGGATGAGTCGGCTTCCCCCCTTTGGCTCCAAAATTGTTCGCGGTCTTCACGAGACCTTTACCAAAGTGGTATTGCCAGACTCGATTGACGATCGAACGTGCTGTGAGTGGATTCTTGTCATTTGCAATCCACTCTGCCAACGAAAGGCGACGTCCCTGAAGGTCGGCTGTGATTTGATGAGGATTCCCTGCTTGTGAATTGACCGCAAGTCCCGTCGCACTCAACACTCCAGGTGAAACGGGATGTGAAGGTGCTTCGAGAGAACCACCACTGAGAATGAAATTTTCTGGTCGCCACTTGTGATTGATGCGTTTTGGTGGTCGTAGCTTTCTGCCATTCTTATAGTCATCCTGTCCGTTATAAACCGCCTGCGCCATCGGCTCATAACGTTCCAGGCGACGTTGCCAGATCCATACATCCTGTTCACGCACCTTCTTGATTCCCTTTTCTTCTGGTGTCAGGCCTACATGACGAGGCGGCTTTTTGTCTTCGGGATCTTTTTTCCGGGCGTTTTCGTTCTTGTAAGGCAAATTATGCTCGGCATACCATTTCTTTGCCGCTGCTTCCTGTTTGTTAACAACTTTGTCGCGCTCGGCTTTCGCATACTCGAGGAGTTCTGCAACTAATTTTCGTTTTTCAGCGAATCCCTTGCGGTTCTCCTCAGGCAGAAAAGCGACGTTCATTTCCGCCGGCTGTGTGGCCGCGAACGCGGCATACATGCTGTAGTAGTCGCGGGTTGGTACGGGATCAAACTTGTGATCGTGACATTTACAGCATCGCATGGGGATTGAGAGAAAGGATTGACCTACATTATGAACCAGATCATCGAGATAAATCTGTCGAAGTTCTTTTTGCGGAATCATCGCAGTTCCCCAAGGTCCCATCCGTAGAAATCCTGTTGCAATGACTGCCTCTGGATCACCGGGACGAAGTTCATCGCCTGCGATTTGTTCTACAACAAATTCATTAAAAGGTTTGTCTCTGTTAAAAGACCGAATCACATAGTCGCGATAACGCCAGGCGTTTGATCGCTCATAGTCATTCGAAAAACCAGCCGTATCGGAATACCTCACGACATCCAGCCAATGTTGTGCCCAGCGTTCTCCATAAGCATGACTCTGCAATAATCGATCAATGAGGTCAGCCCATGCCTGTTGCGGATTTTTTTTCCACGCCTTGCGAAATTGTGACACATCTTTGAGGCCAGGAGGCAAACCGGTCAGATCGTAGGTCGCACGCCGAATCAAGGTTGGGGCATCGGCCTGCGGTGCTACTTTGAGCTTTTCTTTATCAATTTTTCTTTGAACAAAGAAGTCGATTGGGTGTTGCCCCGCCAGCTTCATCTTTTGCATGTCTACCTGTTTCAACGGTTGGAATGCCCAGATATCTTCCGGCCGGTAGCGACGATAGGTCCAGTCATCTGCTAACCCTCCACTTGTATCAACAATGATCCCCTCATCATTTTCACGAACAGACCATTCCTGCTTCTGGATCGCTAATTGTGTCTTCGCGTCCGGCCACGGAGCCCCCGCAGCAATCCATTTTCTGATCCATTCCGTTTCAGTCTTCGTCAGTCGATCATTCTCTTTGGGCGGCATTTCAGAACCATTCCAAAGAACAGCCTGATATAGTGGACTCTTATTGGGATTACCTGGTACGAGTGGCGGTTCTTCCGGGTCAGTACCTTTAAGCATTCCCTCGCGCGTCATCAGATTATAATCACCGCGGACATCTTTCGGATCATGACCATGACAACCAAAGCATTTGACTTTGAGCAGAGGCAAAACTTTCAGAGTGAAAAGACGCTCCGCGGCAACTTGATCCCGTTTCTTATTCTGCTCCGCGGATTGGCTCAAGTTTGCCATATTCAATGCAAAACACAGTCCCGTAATGATGGCAATCAATGAAAGATACTTATGGCTTGCCATTATCATACATCTCCTTAATTTCTTCTGCGGTCAGAGCAGCAGCAAAAATTGCCAACTCGTCAATACGACCATTGAGATTCCGGATGGCAAATCGCGCATCGGGTTTGGTTGACATCGACCAGTTTCCAATCGTTGCGGCTCCGATTCGCGTTGTTTTCACCAGTTGTGAATCAGGAATACTTTCTGAATATAAAACTTTACCATTTAAATAATGAGTTGTACGTTGAGCGTCTACATCATAAGTGGTTGCCAGATGCAACCATTTCCCACTGAGGGACGGCTTCCAAAACGGAGGCGAAAGCACTTTACGATCTGGTGCTCCTTGTGTACCACGCTTACTGGGTCTTACTGAAAAGTAGATTTGCCCCGTATCCAAAATTTGCCAGTGGGGCTCACCCTGATTGTAATTGTCTGTCAGAAAAAGCGAATTGTACCAGCGGTCGAGACTGTCAATGCGGACCCAGCAGGCAAACGTCAGTGAACTGAACTCTCCAGGAATCTGTACCCGCACACGATCGCCCGGCTGTTTGAATTCCAGGGCGCGTTTCATTTTCCAACGTCCGGGGACAGACCGTGCACCAACAATGGCGCCATCCAACTCACTGTTTTTTGGCAGTACATCACACTTAAGTCTGCGTTCCCACCCTCCATTCTGGTCAAAAGCGAAGTAAGTAATCAGTCTTGGATCATTCCTTAGTTTTTCAGACCAGGCTTTCCACTGCTCGTATCGAGCAGTACGCCTCCCTTGTGCGCGAGACTCCAACGCAGCAATATCGAGATACCGCTCCGGGGTCATTTCAGACCTCTCGAATATGCCAGTGGGATTACGAACCAGTGCCTGTCCGGCCGTTAGAAGCTGCTTCTGATTATTTTCCTGCAATTCGACTTCACCATCAAAAACCTGCACATCGGCTCCTTCCTCTGAAACAGACAGGCCGAACTCTGTTCCCAGGTCGACCACCTTCATATCATCCACTTCGAGTGAAAAACCGCGTGCTGCCGGTGGAACTTGTGCCCTGAGTCGCCCATTATGTACCCGCGCAAGAGTCTCTGATTCAATTTCCAAGTCAGCCGGTCCTTCGATAATCAGGGTAGCACCACAAAAAAACTCAACCTGAGCGAATCCCGATTGAATCGCTAAACGCCCGGGTGGGAGTGCATCACCAACTTCGATAGCAGCTTGACCATCATCCCAGGTGACGTCCATCAGTCGAGTGATAATCGCCACACCACGGGAAGTGGCTTCCTCACGTTGCGGCTGTGAATTGGAATCCGCGGTTACAGAAACTCTTTGATTAGAATCTGGTGAAAATTCTAAATAGACAATGCGCCCGATGAGAGCACAAATCAGTAACATGGCAGTAGCGACGATCCAATAGTTAAAGCGGAATGGACGGGCTGCTGAATGCCTTACTGGCTTTACCCGTTGAACATTGTCATTTGTGGAATCTTCAACAGCAGGTCGAATGAGTCCCGCATCGCCTTCCAGCTTCAAAGCCGCACTCATTATTTGTTGTTGAAGAAAGAATTTCCGAGCAGACTCATCTTGACTCAAAATTTCCTGAATACGGGCCATTCCCTCATTGTTAAGCGTGCCTGCTTCCCAATCAAATAGTAGTGATTCCAGTTCTTCAATTTGTGAACTCATAATTTAACCTTCTGCAGCCATTCGTTTCTGTACACAATCAGCCAATTGTCGCCGAATGCGTAACAAGGCAACCTTGATTGAAGAAACAGACCGGTTCGCATTTTGACTCATTTCTGCAACCGATTTTGTACGAAAATATCGTTCTTCAATCAGTTCGCGATTCGATGAAGTTAACAGCCCAAGACAAGGCCGCAACGCTTCTCGAATGGCATCAATCTGTTCAGACTGACTGGCTGCTTCATCGCTCAGCATTTCCGCC
This window encodes:
- a CDS encoding DUF1501 domain-containing protein translates to MTTAIPRREFLYGMGASLGALALTDLQAAEKKVTNPLAPKPSLHQPKAKAVIMLFMEGGPSQADTFDPKPKLNQLHLTESKRTKGLATGKRFYVGSPFKSRKVGNAGIDMSDQWKFLADPVVADELCVYRGCQAESLNHPEALLHMNTGSRLGGDPGVGAWVTYGLGSENQNLPGYVVMTELALPQAGPANWTNGFLPSHYQGTRLRSTGSPILDLNPPKYKSRAHQRKALDQLAMLNSLHADAHPEHAELQARMESYELAYRMQMSVPGIIDLNSEPQHLQSAYGLDRKETAAFGRQCMLARRLVEQGVRFVQIFSGGWDSHDYLERGHSSRIASVDQPIAALIKDLKARGLLDETLVVWTGEFGRTPDNNYRGGVTALGRGHNIDAMNMWFAGGGVKRGAVIGATDEIASEAVEVVHPIRDVHVTMLHLLGLDDNKLTYFHGGRYKQLSQFGGELIPEIMA
- a CDS encoding PSD1 and planctomycete cytochrome C domain-containing protein: MASHKYLSLIAIITGLCFALNMANLSQSAEQNKKRDQVAAERLFTLKVLPLLKVKCFGCHGHDPKDVRGDYNLMTREGMLKGTDPEEPPLVPGNPNKSPLYQAVLWNGSEMPPKENDRLTKTETEWIRKWIAAGAPWPDAKTQLAIQKQEWSVRENDEGIIVDTSGGLADDWTYRRYRPEDIWAFQPLKQVDMQKMKLAGQHPIDFFVQRKIDKEKLKVAPQADAPTLIRRATYDLTGLPPGLKDVSQFRKAWKKNPQQAWADLIDRLLQSHAYGERWAQHWLDVVRYSDTAGFSNDYERSNAWRYRDYVIRSFNRDKPFNEFVVEQIAGDELRPGDPEAVIATGFLRMGPWGTAMIPQKELRQIYLDDLVHNVGQSFLSIPMRCCKCHDHKFDPVPTRDYYSMYAAFAATQPAEMNVAFLPEENRKGFAEKRKLVAELLEYAKAERDKVVNKQEAAAKKWYAEHNLPYKNENARKKDPEDKKPPRHVGLTPEEKGIKKVREQDVWIWQRRLERYEPMAQAVYNGQDDYKNGRKLRPPKRINHKWRPENFILSGGSLEAPSHPVSPGVLSATGLAVNSQAGNPHQITADLQGRRLSLAEWIANDKNPLTARSIVNRVWQYHFGKGLVKTANNFGAKGGKPTHPELLDWLTTDFIKHGWKLKRLHRLIMSSEVYQRSSKPLNVKKQATIDPDNALLASFPPRRLTAEELRDSALLISGELNPEMGGVPIMPEINREVALQPRMIQFSIAPAHQPSRTPAERNRRTIYAYRVRGQADPFLEIMNLPNPNESCEMRNSASVSPQAFTLLNSDTMTDRSIAFALRIQQERPSQPAEWINRAIQLAYSRRPTPQEQESLEKYLKEMQIYHREHQPEKIEYPTQVVRSLVEELTGDTFEFIEKLNVYEDYVPDAKPWTVDAETRALADVCLLLLNSNEFLFVY
- a CDS encoding LamG-like jellyroll fold domain-containing protein, whose amino-acid sequence is MSSQIEELESLLFDWEAGTLNNEGMARIQEILSQDESARKFFLQQQIMSAALKLEGDAGLIRPAVEDSTNDNVQRVKPVRHSAARPFRFNYWIVATAMLLICALIGRIVYLEFSPDSNQRVSVTADSNSQPQREEATSRGVAIITRLMDVTWDDGQAAIEVGDALPPGRLAIQSGFAQVEFFCGATLIIEGPADLEIESETLARVHNGRLRAQVPPAARGFSLEVDDMKVVDLGTEFGLSVSEEGADVQVFDGEVELQENNQKQLLTAGQALVRNPTGIFERSEMTPERYLDIAALESRAQGRRTARYEQWKAWSEKLRNDPRLITYFAFDQNGGWERRLKCDVLPKNSELDGAIVGARSVPGRWKMKRALEFKQPGDRVRVQIPGEFSSLTFACWVRIDSLDRWYNSLFLTDNYNQGEPHWQILDTGQIYFSVRPSKRGTQGAPDRKVLSPPFWKPSLSGKWLHLATTYDVDAQRTTHYLNGKVLYSESIPDSQLVKTTRIGAATIGNWSMSTKPDARFAIRNLNGRIDELAIFAAALTAEEIKEMYDNGKP